Sequence from the Prionailurus bengalensis isolate Pbe53 chromosome A3, Fcat_Pben_1.1_paternal_pri, whole genome shotgun sequence genome:
CCCAGTTGTTGAGGAGTATTTAGGACTGAGGATGCTTGGGACCTTGTGGGTGCCAAAGGACCCCTGGAGTGTGTGACCCCTGGCGGCAGCTACACGGTGGTCACGCTAAGGGGAGGGAAATGGAGTGGAAAAGATGCAGCTGCAATAAACAAGATTAATATGAAACATGATGAATGtgtaacaaaaaaatgtaaaaagagaaaaaaatccagctgCCTCTCAGATGCCTCCTctgcccacaccccacccccaatcacAAGGTCTAGAGGCGCTGGTGAGTGGCCAAAGTCCCTTTAATATCCCTGAATTGCGTTACAAGTAATACTGCCggaggtgaggaagggaggggggtcTGGGGTGcgagatgggggaggaggagggagggggagcgcCAAGCGCTCATACAAAATATGGCCAAAAGGCTTAGCATGCATGGAAAATTATTGCTGTCAGAAGTTCCTATTTACAGGGTCAACACCCTCCGTAATTGCTTCTGcgacccctctccctccccccatccctgctgCCTCCCTTCCCAGGTGGGCCTGGAGCTGAGAAGCCCTCCCTAGAGAAGGGCCCCTGCTCCAGGGGCCCCTCCAGTCTCCACCCTCCTCTGTGgctgggaggaaagagggaggggtcGGAGAGTCCAGGACTCCTGCCCCCAGAACTGGGCGCCTAGTGATGGGGCAGAGGCGTGTGCTTAAAGCAGGGGGGGCCAGGGCCCGTGAGCGTGGAGGTGTGTGCTTCGGTCCTCGCCCGGGCATGCGAAAGCGCGGCGGGGGAGGTAGTGGCGGCCCCTCTGCCCGGGAGAGTTGCATAGACGTGGCCGGGAGGGAGCGCTCCTCCCGGGAACGGAGCAGGCCGGAGGCCCCAGCGGGGTCCGGGGCTCAGTCGGTCCCTGGAACCTGGGGTCCCTTGAGAAGAGgaataaataggaaacaaatcGAGGAGGCTCCTCTCTCCGGTCTCCCTGGAGTGGGAGTGGAAGGCTCAGGAGGGTGGGGACCTGCCCCATGACTGGATCTCCTGATACCCCTCaccgccaccccccctccccttgAGGGTAAGCAGGCTATCCCTCTCATTCTCGTGCCCCCTCCCCAGAGTTCAGGCTCTGAGGAGGGTGAGGCTTCTCCGTCACTCCCCAAGAGggggtgtgagtggggggtggggtggggaacagcTTTCTATGGCCGTTGCTGTCTCTCTCCTTGCCTGGCTCCCTGACCTCCCAGTCCAGCTGGGGAAGCCAGACCATCCCTGGGTGAGGCCAAGAGattaaatataacaataaatagataaataaataaatacacaaataaataactgGAGAGGCCCAGCCAGACAGGGGGAAGGGCATTTGTGAGGTGCCCCAGACTCCCCCCAACAAATAAGGAGGGGTACCTGtagtcctgggggtgggggaaagtgcTCAGAGAATCTGGGGAGCGGGCAGCTGGAGACTGgaagcccagggaggggctgTCCTGGGGTGAGAGGAGGACTACATTAGGGGGGGCAGGGCCTGAACTGCCCCTCAAGTCTGCCCCTGGTCAGGTGAACACAAAAAGATGAGAACTGCGGGGAGGATGAGGGGGTCTGGAGAGAGTAGGGGGTGGGAGCGGTTGAGAAGGCCCTGGGACCGAAGAGGGTGGGGGATGTATGTGAGCATGGTACAGGGGGCTGTGAATGGCTAGACCTAAGGCCAGGGTATGGAGGGGATCAGGGACACACCGGGGACTCCAGGAGGGGTGAGGATTGGATCCCTAGATGGGCACACATACAGCGAGACCTGGCAGAGGCCAGAAGGACGGTCTGGGGTTGGAATGTGGTCTGGGAGCTGCAGGGCCTGCGTACCGGTGTGGATGAGGAAACCACAACAGACGTGAGAGTCAAAGGTAGGTTTGGGCCTTAGATTGGGGTTCCAATAGAGGAACGATAGGAGAGGCTCAGCTGAGAAGTGGGAAGAGAAGTCTGAAAGAGGGGAGAGGTGCAGGATCTGGGCGGAAGGAAATCTGGGGCCCGGGAGAGGTGCGGACCTGGTGCCTGAGTCGGGAGCAGGGGGTCAAGGTCCGAGTCTCAGGGGGCGGAAAGGACGTTGCGGTCGGGTGCGCTGGGGTAGCCAGTGCCAGAGGTGAGCGGTGGTTTTCGGGGCGGGAGAGAAAGTTCCGGGCTGGGAGGGGTTCCCCacgaggggggaggggtgggcagggaaacGCTGTTGGGGCGCGGAGAggatggaggtggaggtggggggccccgagggcggcggcggcggcggcggcgggcggctcAGCTGGCGgggccggcgggcggcggcgggggcggctcGGCCCCCTTGACGCAGGCGGCCTCGCAGTGCTTGTGGAGGTAGGACTTGAGCGCGAAGCTCTTGTCGCACTGGCGGCAGCGGTAGTGCTTGAAGGCCGAGTGCGTCTGCATGTGCGCGCGCAGGTTGGAGCGGTCGGCGAAGGCCTTGCCGCAGTGCGCGCAGCCGAACGGCTTCTCGCCCGTGTGCGAGCGCATGTGGCCCTGCAGCAGCCAGGGCCGCGAGAAGGCCTTGCCGCACACGCCGCACTTGTGGCGCAGGTTGTGCGTGAGCACGTGCATGGCCAGGGCGGGCATGGACACGTACGCCTTGCCGCACGTCGGGCACTTGCGCGCCAGCTGGCTGTCCAGGCTGCGGTGCGTCTGCTTGTGGCGGCTCAGGTTCGACGACGTGGCGTACGTCTTGCCGCACTCGGCGCACGCGTGCCGGTGCCCGCCGCCCGCCGGCGCCCCCGCGCGCCCCGCGCGCCCCCCGGCGCTCCCGGCGTCCCCCGCGCCGCCCGCGtccccgccgcccgcgccgcgccgccgccgcgaGCGCCCGTCCGAGATGAAGAAGGCGTCCATGGAGTAGCTGTCGGTCACGGCCGCCTCCCCGCGGAAGTAGCGCGCCGACAGGCTGGACTGCGGGCTCTCGGGGTCGCTGTACTCCTCCGGCGCCGCCGGCGGGTAGGCGGGCTCGGCCGGCGCCAGCTCCAGGCCGGGCTTCTGGTCCGCATCGTAGCTGCTGGGCGGCAGGCAGTGCGGGGCGTAACCTGCAGGGGCGGGAAGGGAGCGGGGACGTAGGTGAGGCGCCGCAGGGGGCAGGTCACACTCCCGGCGCTCTCCAGCGCGGCGTCCCGGAGCTCGCTCTTGGGAAATGTTGGCGCTCCTAACTAAGACGGCGGTCGCTGTCCTGCGCCTCCGCCCTGCCTGTGTTCACATCCTTCCGCTATGGGCCACCGAGGAAACAACCCCTGCGCCACCCTCTTGGAGCATGGCGCCCCCACGGTGCCACGGGCTGTGTGTTCACTAGCTTCTTAAGTGGCTCACAACCACGCACTGAAGGTCTTCCTGTTTTTCACACCCACTTTACAGACAGAGACGTAAAGCGTCTAAACTCCCAGCTAGTAAGTGATAGAGCCAAGATTCAGACCTTAGCAGGTTGACGCCAAAGACCATGCTGCCTTTATTCTAACAGCATTCTGCCATTCCAGTGCTGTATCTTCTTtgaatctgtttcctcatctacaaaatggagctTATAATTGGGCTCTCCCTCCCAGGGTCTTTGGAAGGGCAGAGTTAAGTGATGAAAAGAAGCACGTATTAAGCATGCACCGGGCCCTGCTTCAGTGCTTTATGCATGTTAACTCATTCAGTCCTTACAGGCCCTACAAAGTGGTGCCGTTATCATCCCCAATTTCTGTGTaaggaaatacagagaaagggagagagggagtacCCAGTAATTActatataaatgttagctattataattatgctttttatttgctTGAATAAGTGTCCTCACTGAAGGTTATTTAATTGTCTGCCTACCCCACCAGGCTGTGAGCTTCCAAGGGCTGGATTTGTGTGCCCAGCATGTGCCTGGCTTAAAAAAACAGGTGTGCAATGAGTTTGCACAAATTCATTGCATAAATGAATTACAGCCCTGTTAGACCCATCTCCCGGGGCTGCTAGAGGATTTGAGAGGTCATGTGTGTGGCATGTACTAGGTGCTTCAGGAATGGGACTTCCTTGTACTTGCTCCTGAGCCTGTTTTGCTCCCAGCTCCACTAGAAGCATTCTGGAGTCTCCCTGTGAGAattcacctccccccccccccttccctcctctttggAGTTGGACCAGAAATCCTGTCTACCTTGGGTTGGTGTGATTGGTGGGTAGGCAGGCCGAGGCTCGCCCAGGGGATTCCACAGAGGCTTCCCAAGTGCAGGGGCCACCATGATTTGTCTCTCCTTCCCAGGGCCTAGCGTGGTCCTGGCACCCTCCTCAGACCTGGGGTCCGGGCTCTCAGGGGAATTTCTGGCAGACGTGCCCAACACTTACCGACCTGGCACCAAATTACAAAGTGTTTCCATTGTCTTTCGATTCCAGGAGAACAAGGAGAGTCAGGCCCCTTTCTGAGGCTTCAAGCTGGGGAGTGGCACAGCCGGAGCTCTGACCTTCCTTCTGACCTTGAGACCCGTTCTCCCCACTCTCCAGCCTCCCCCACTCAGGAAAAGAGGCGGAATAGGACTTTGTAAGCAGGGAACTGGATTCACAGCTTTTCCTTACTTGAAACAGCCTGCCTGCCCCATCCAGCCTCTGTACCTCTTCCTCTCATCTGGAATTTGCGATGGTCACAGAGTAAAGTCTGTGCAGAGTGTCCCCCAGCCCTGAAGGCGAGGGCatgccctcttttttctttcccttcagctGCTGGCACAAGACAGTCTGCACACAGAGTGACTGGGGACTGTGGGGGTGGATGACTCAGTAGGGAGGGGCTCGGGTTGCAGAGAAGGCAGTGGGGTTGGCAGTTTTTTAATGGGGGAAGGAGAGTTGCCCCGCCTCCCAGCACCCCATTCCTCCCCTCCTGTCTGCCTTTGGTCTGGAGgcactcctccccccccccccccctccaggaaTCAGGCCCCAAAACATTCAGGGAGTATTGTTTCAGACTGAGTTAAATACCTGCCTGGTACTCCCAGACCTCCTGTCCCTGGTACTTCTATTGTAACTCCTGAGATAGTGATaataacagcaaatatttattgagcgcttactgCATGCCAGGCTTTGGGCTGGGCGCTTCACTCCCATCACCTGACCAAATCCCCACAAAAACATTTTCactacagataaagaaactgaagtatGGAGTGGTAATGGTGCTTGCTCAGGGGTGGAGCAAGGAGTGGAACGCACTGCCCTGCTCCCTTGCTTCCCACACACCCAGAGGTCCCGGAGGAAGTGGCTACCTCccatccccagggccccagctAGCCAGCTCTCCATAAGCATTTGTGAAATGGGTGATAAGTGGCAATGGAGATTTGCGGGGCCAGCCTCACTCCCCAGCCCAGCGTGATCCGTGATCCGCTGTAGGCCATTCTGCCTACCTGGTCTTCGGACAGCTTGACTCCTGGCACAGattctgggtgaccttgggcaagtcatgtaCCTTTGTGTGCCTCAGGGGATAGATAGTATAGGATCCATGTGTCAGGGGATCACTGATCATGCGACCAGCGCGTGTCCTGTTACTGAATAAGGACGGCATACTGGTTAAGAGCATAACCTTGGCGCCCCACTGCCTGGACTGAGTTCTGACTTGACtgttcccagctgtgtgaccttggacaaacgGCTTGCCCTCTCTGTGCCGCTGTTTCCCCAGCCGTAAAACGGGGGATAATGGAAGCATGCAGACAGTTGCAGTAGGGAGTCCTCGAGTAAAGAAACCGTATGTGAAAAGTGAACAAATACTAATGAACATCCTAGAGAACTTAAATGTGTCAGGTGCCATTTTGAGGGCTTTGTATACATGAATGCATTCCATCCTCTTGACTCCAAGGTTGGTATCATCTTACAGACCAGGAAATTTAGACACAAGATGGTTAAGCAACGTGCCCGCCTAGTAACTTAGGGCCAGGATCCCAACCCAGGATCCCAGCCCAACCCAACAGTCTCCCCACATGGGTTTCTGTGGTGCGGTTTTGTTGGCATCTGCTAAGACACATCTTGAtgttcctctctgggcctctgttg
This genomic interval carries:
- the SCRT2 gene encoding transcriptional repressor scratch 2; its protein translation is MPRSFLVKKIKGDGFQCSGVPAPTYHPLETAYVLPGARGPPGDNGYAPHCLPPSSYDADQKPGLELAPAEPAYPPAAPEEYSDPESPQSSLSARYFRGEAAVTDSYSMDAFFISDGRSRRRRGAGGGDAGGAGDAGSAGGRAGRAGAPAGGGHRHACAECGKTYATSSNLSRHKQTHRSLDSQLARKCPTCGKAYVSMPALAMHVLTHNLRHKCGVCGKAFSRPWLLQGHMRSHTGEKPFGCAHCGKAFADRSNLRAHMQTHSAFKHYRCRQCDKSFALKSYLHKHCEAACVKGAEPPPPPPAGPAS